From the Sphingomonas phyllosphaerae 5.2 genome, one window contains:
- a CDS encoding SDR family NAD(P)-dependent oxidoreductase: MRAVVIGTGGGIGAALADALEEEENDVVRLARADLDLTDEPGIAAAAAKVAKADMVVVATGLLHDTDHGPEKALRDLDPVWLARQYAVNAIGPALVAKHFLPIMPRTGRSVFAALSARVGSISDNRLGGWYGYRASKAALNQLIRTLAVEDKRRNDRGIVVALHPGTVDTRLSKPFQQSGRDLFQPGRAAVQLLDVLDALKPGDSGKLFAWDGTEIAP; this comes from the coding sequence ATGCGCGCGGTCGTCATAGGCACCGGCGGCGGGATCGGCGCGGCGCTCGCCGACGCGCTGGAGGAGGAGGAGAACGATGTCGTTCGCCTCGCCCGTGCCGACCTGGATCTCACCGACGAGCCCGGGATCGCCGCCGCGGCCGCGAAGGTCGCGAAAGCCGACATGGTGGTCGTCGCGACCGGCCTGCTCCACGATACCGATCATGGTCCCGAAAAGGCGTTGCGCGATCTCGACCCAGTGTGGCTGGCGCGGCAATATGCGGTCAACGCGATCGGCCCGGCGCTGGTCGCCAAGCATTTCCTGCCGATCATGCCCCGCACCGGCCGCTCGGTCTTCGCCGCGCTGTCGGCACGCGTCGGCAGCATCTCCGACAATCGCCTCGGTGGCTGGTACGGCTACCGCGCCAGCAAGGCCGCGCTCAATCAGTTGATCCGCACGCTCGCGGTCGAGGACAAGCGCCGCAACGACCGCGGCATCGTCGTCGCGCTGCATCCCGGCACCGTCGACACCCGCCTGTCGAAGCCGTTCCAGCAAAGCGGGCGGGACCTGTTCCAGCCGGGTCGCGCCGCGGTCCAGCTGCTCGATGTGCTCGACGCGCTCAAACCCGGCGACAGCGGCAAGCTGTTTGCATGGGATGGTACGGAGATCGCACCGTAA
- the hppD gene encoding 4-hydroxyphenylpyruvate dioxygenase produces the protein MTDQTNPLGLAGFEFCEFTSPDPDTLAGQFEQMGFVAAHRHPTRQVTRYVQGRINLLLNREPTGQAAEFRALHGPSASGMAFRVADPQAAYDHALAEGATAVDAAAGTLGDGSFPIEGIGGSYLYLVKADADLYADWDEVPGWREAAARNNVGLDMLDHLTHNVRRGEMRTWSSFYGRLFGFEEQKFFDIKGKATGLFSQAMIAPDLAIRIPLNESKDETSQIEEFIREYNGEGIQHLALTTDDIFESVEKLRSRGVRLQDTIETYYELVDKRVPGHGEDLDRLKRNRILIDGNVGDEGILLQIFTENMVGPIFFEIIQRKGNQGFGNGNFQALFESIELDQIRRGVVKVDA, from the coding sequence ATGACCGACCAGACCAATCCGCTGGGCCTCGCCGGCTTCGAGTTCTGCGAGTTCACCTCGCCCGATCCGGATACGCTCGCCGGCCAGTTCGAGCAGATGGGCTTCGTCGCCGCGCATCGCCATCCGACCAGGCAGGTGACCCGCTACGTCCAGGGCCGCATCAACCTGCTGCTCAACCGCGAGCCGACCGGGCAGGCCGCGGAGTTCCGCGCGCTGCACGGCCCCTCGGCCAGCGGCATGGCATTTCGCGTCGCCGACCCGCAGGCGGCATACGATCATGCGCTCGCCGAAGGCGCGACCGCGGTCGATGCAGCGGCCGGCACGCTCGGCGATGGCAGCTTCCCGATCGAGGGGATCGGCGGCAGCTACCTCTATCTCGTGAAGGCGGACGCAGACCTGTACGCCGATTGGGACGAGGTGCCCGGCTGGCGCGAGGCAGCCGCACGGAACAACGTCGGGCTCGATATGCTCGACCACCTCACCCACAACGTCCGACGCGGCGAGATGCGGACCTGGTCGAGCTTCTACGGCCGGCTGTTCGGGTTCGAGGAACAGAAGTTCTTCGACATCAAGGGCAAGGCGACCGGCCTGTTCAGCCAGGCGATGATCGCTCCCGATCTGGCGATCCGCATTCCGCTCAACGAGAGCAAGGACGAGACCTCGCAGATCGAGGAGTTCATCCGCGAATACAATGGTGAGGGCATCCAGCACCTGGCGCTGACGACCGACGACATCTTCGAATCGGTCGAGAAGCTGCGGTCGCGCGGCGTCCGCCTCCAGGACACGATCGAGACCTATTACGAGCTGGTCGACAAGCGCGTCCCCGGCCATGGCGAGGACCTCGACCGGCTGAAGCGCAACCGCATCCTGATCGACGGCAACGTCGGCGACGAGGGCATCCTGCTCCAGATCTTCACCGAGAACATGGTCGGCCCGATCTTCTTCGAGATCATCCAGCGCAAGGGCAATCAGGGCTTCGGGAACGGCAACTTCCAGGCCTTGTTCGAAAGCATCGAACTGGACCAGATCCGGCGCGGCGTGGTGAAGGTGGACGCATAA
- the trmFO gene encoding methylenetetrahydrofolate--tRNA-(uracil(54)-C(5))-methyltransferase (FADH(2)-oxidizing) TrmFO — translation MTHDIHIVGGGLAGSEAAWQLAEAGFRVRLSEMRGSGETTPAHHTTDLAELVCSNSFRSDDADSNAVGLLHQEMRALGSLILREGDRHRVPAGSALAVDRDGFSAAVTAAVAAHANITVVRERIDTLPETPAIVATGPLTAATLSNSIATETGRDSLAFFDAIAPIVHRDSIDMETAWFQSRWNKGEGSDYINCPLDKEQYLAFIDAVLAGEKTEFREWENVPYFEGCMPIEVMAERGIDTPRFGPMKGVGLDDPRTGRWPYACVQLRQDNALGTLWNIVGFQTKLKHAEQVRIFRTIPGLEKAEFARLGGLHRNTFLRSPELLDETLRLRSRPNVRFAGQITGCEGYIESAAIGLLAGRFAVAELRGETLAPPPIETAFGALLSHITGGAAADSYQPMNVNFGLFPPIPGRTKKADRKKMYTDRARDALAGWMAA, via the coding sequence ATGACGCATGACATCCATATCGTTGGCGGCGGGCTCGCCGGGTCCGAGGCCGCGTGGCAACTCGCCGAGGCCGGGTTCAGGGTTCGCCTGTCCGAGATGCGCGGCTCGGGCGAGACCACCCCCGCACACCATACCACCGATCTCGCGGAGCTGGTCTGCTCGAACAGCTTCCGCAGCGACGATGCGGACAGCAACGCGGTCGGGCTGCTGCATCAGGAGATGCGCGCGCTCGGCTCGCTGATCCTGCGGGAGGGCGACCGCCACCGCGTTCCCGCCGGCTCGGCGCTCGCGGTCGACCGCGACGGCTTCTCCGCCGCCGTCACCGCGGCGGTGGCGGCACATGCCAACATCACCGTCGTGCGCGAGCGCATCGACACGCTGCCCGAAACGCCCGCGATCGTCGCGACGGGGCCGCTCACCGCCGCGACGCTGTCGAACAGCATCGCTACGGAGACCGGCCGCGATTCGCTCGCCTTCTTCGATGCGATCGCCCCGATCGTCCACCGCGACTCGATCGACATGGAGACGGCGTGGTTCCAGTCACGCTGGAACAAGGGCGAGGGCTCGGACTACATCAACTGTCCGCTCGACAAGGAGCAATATCTCGCGTTCATCGACGCGGTGCTCGCGGGCGAGAAGACCGAATTCCGCGAGTGGGAGAACGTCCCGTATTTCGAGGGGTGCATGCCGATCGAGGTGATGGCCGAGCGGGGGATCGACACGCCGCGCTTCGGGCCGATGAAGGGCGTCGGGCTCGATGATCCGCGCACCGGCCGCTGGCCTTATGCCTGCGTCCAGTTGCGTCAGGACAATGCGCTCGGCACGCTGTGGAATATCGTCGGCTTCCAGACCAAGCTGAAGCATGCCGAGCAGGTCCGCATCTTCCGCACCATCCCCGGGCTGGAGAAGGCGGAGTTCGCGCGGCTCGGCGGGCTGCACCGCAACACCTTCCTGCGCTCGCCGGAATTGCTCGACGAGACGCTGCGGCTGCGCTCCCGCCCCAACGTCCGCTTCGCCGGGCAGATCACCGGCTGCGAAGGCTATATCGAGAGCGCCGCGATCGGCCTGCTCGCCGGGCGCTTCGCGGTTGCCGAGCTACGCGGCGAAACGCTCGCCCCGCCGCCGATCGAAACCGCGTTCGGCGCGCTGCTGTCGCACATCACCGGCGGCGCGGCGGCGGACAGCTACCAGCCGATGAACGTCAACTTCGGGCTCTTCCCGCCGATCCCCGGCCGGACCAAGAAGGCGGATCGCAAGAAGATGTACACCGACCGCGCCCGTGACGCGCTCGCAGGATGGATGGCGGCATAG
- a CDS encoding DUF952 domain-containing protein has product MTDTPLTAYKVLTADQMALLEHDGRFGGAPVDIADGYIHLSTAAQLTETVDKHFAGQGDLHVAAVDLAAHADKIKWEESRGGQLFPHLYGEMLLETVVAYGPLERLPDGTVRLPITG; this is encoded by the coding sequence ATGACCGACACGCCACTGACCGCCTACAAGGTGCTGACCGCCGATCAGATGGCGCTGCTCGAACATGACGGGCGGTTCGGCGGCGCACCGGTCGATATCGCCGATGGCTACATCCATCTGTCGACCGCCGCGCAGCTGACCGAGACCGTCGACAAGCATTTCGCCGGGCAAGGCGACCTCCACGTCGCCGCGGTCGATCTCGCCGCGCACGCCGACAAGATCAAATGGGAGGAGTCACGCGGCGGTCAGCTCTTCCCGCACCTCTACGGCGAGATGCTGCTGGAGACCGTGGTGGCGTACGGCCCGTTGGAGCGGCTGCCCGACGGAACCGTGCGACTCCCGATCACCGGCTGA
- a CDS encoding Lrp/AsnC family transcriptional regulator: MTLDRIDREILALLQEDGRMTNVDLAERVGLTAPPCLRRVRALEQAGVIRGYHAECDATKLGFPITVFAMVSLRSQAEQDLAAFESHVAAIPEVRECHMLNGEIDFILKIVAQDLESFQRILTTKLTSAPNVTSVKSSLTIRTFKAQAGVPIE, translated from the coding sequence ATGACCCTGGACCGGATCGATCGTGAAATCCTGGCGCTTTTGCAGGAGGATGGACGAATGACCAACGTCGATCTCGCCGAGCGCGTCGGGCTGACCGCGCCGCCGTGCCTGCGCCGCGTCCGCGCGCTGGAACAGGCCGGCGTAATCCGCGGCTATCACGCCGAATGCGACGCGACCAAGCTCGGTTTCCCGATCACGGTCTTCGCAATGGTCAGCCTGCGCAGCCAGGCCGAGCAGGATCTGGCTGCCTTCGAATCGCACGTCGCCGCGATCCCCGAGGTTCGCGAATGCCACATGCTCAACGGCGAGATCGACTTCATCCTGAAGATCGTCGCGCAGGATCTGGAGAGCTTCCAGCGCATCCTGACGACGAAGCTCACCTCGGCACCGAACGTCACCAGCGTGAAGTCGTCGCTGACGATCCGCACCTTCAAGGCGCAGGCCGGCGTCCCGATCGAATAG
- a CDS encoding DUF488 family protein, with amino-acid sequence MTIYTIGYEGVTMAEFIATLQGAGVRRVIDVRALPLSRRPGFSKSPLKASLQEAGIEYVHLKALGTPKRGRDAAKKGDVGTLTAVYDAQLELPEAQAQAVQMLALADEMPSALVCYEREPCHCHRTLLLHAVGEDREVVDLYA; translated from the coding sequence ATGACGATCTATACTATCGGATATGAAGGCGTGACGATGGCGGAATTCATCGCCACGTTGCAGGGCGCGGGCGTGCGGCGCGTGATCGACGTGCGCGCCCTGCCGCTGTCGCGGCGGCCGGGGTTTTCGAAGTCACCGCTGAAGGCGTCGTTGCAGGAGGCGGGGATCGAATACGTCCACCTCAAGGCGCTGGGCACGCCGAAGCGCGGGCGCGATGCGGCGAAGAAGGGCGACGTCGGTACGCTGACCGCGGTCTATGACGCGCAACTGGAATTGCCCGAGGCGCAGGCGCAGGCGGTGCAGATGCTGGCGCTGGCCGACGAGATGCCGAGTGCGCTGGTCTGCTACGAGCGCGAGCCGTGCCATTGCCACCGGACGTTGTTGCTGCACGCGGTGGGCGAAGATCGTGAGGTAGTGGATCTGTATGCGTGA
- a CDS encoding YaaA family protein: MIAVLSPAKTLDLETPAPFPATPARFGAEAATLAKAASHLTQKRLAELMKISPALAKLNADRFRDFADAEERPALYTFAGDVYSGIEATTLDEPAVRFAQDHLRLLSGLYGLLRPLDGMRPYRLEMGTRWAPRRDKLTDWWGTRIADALATDVAAEGSGVVLNLASQEYWEAVAGKLPPAIRVVAVDFREADDRFISFHAKKARGMMARYLVEHHVADLDGMKAFDTAGYRYDPAASDDLRWSFRRAA; encoded by the coding sequence ATGATCGCCGTTCTCTCGCCCGCCAAGACGCTGGATCTCGAAACCCCTGCCCCCTTCCCGGCTACGCCCGCTCGGTTCGGGGCGGAGGCGGCGACGCTGGCGAAGGCCGCGTCGCACCTGACGCAGAAGCGGCTTGCCGAGCTGATGAAGATCTCCCCCGCGCTCGCCAAGCTCAACGCCGATCGCTTCCGCGACTTCGCCGACGCCGAAGAACGCCCGGCGCTCTATACCTTCGCGGGCGACGTCTACAGCGGGATCGAGGCCACGACGCTCGACGAACCTGCGGTCCGGTTCGCGCAGGATCATCTGCGCCTGCTCTCCGGCTTGTACGGGCTGCTCCGTCCGCTCGACGGCATGCGCCCATATCGTCTGGAAATGGGCACGCGCTGGGCGCCGCGGCGCGACAAGCTGACCGACTGGTGGGGCACGCGCATCGCCGACGCACTCGCCACGGATGTCGCCGCGGAAGGATCCGGCGTCGTCCTCAATCTCGCCAGCCAGGAATATTGGGAGGCGGTCGCGGGCAAGCTCCCGCCGGCCATTCGCGTCGTCGCGGTCGACTTCCGCGAAGCCGACGATCGCTTCATCAGCTTCCACGCCAAGAAGGCGCGCGGGATGATGGCGCGCTATCTGGTCGAGCATCATGTCGCCGATCTCGACGGCATGAAGGCGTTCGACACCGCCGGCTACCGCTACGACCCCGCTGCCAGCGACGACCTGCGCTGGTCGTTCCGGCGCGCCGCGTGA
- the phhA gene encoding phenylalanine 4-monooxygenase translates to MADAALTRPATAAADWTIPQGWDAYTAEEHATWDTLFARQIAMLPGRVAPEFMAGLDVLRLSKPGIPDFDELSERLMKATGWQVVAVPGLVPDDVFFDHLANRRFVSGNFIRRPDQLDYLQEPDVFHDVFGHVPLLADPVFADYMQAYGRGGQRAAAMGAIERLSRLYWYTVEFGLVRSGDRLALYGAGIVSSHSESIFALDDPSPNRIGFDLRRVMRTRYRIDDFQQSYFVIDSFEDLLDQTLNSDFGPLYAGLEGQPDHDPETILPDDRVFSRGTQAHARTAAR, encoded by the coding sequence ATGGCAGATGCAGCGTTGACCCGGCCCGCTACGGCCGCCGCCGATTGGACGATCCCGCAAGGCTGGGACGCATATACCGCTGAGGAACACGCCACCTGGGACACGCTGTTCGCGCGGCAGATCGCGATGCTGCCGGGCCGCGTCGCGCCTGAGTTCATGGCCGGGCTCGACGTGTTGCGGCTCTCGAAGCCCGGCATCCCCGATTTCGACGAATTGTCCGAACGGCTGATGAAGGCGACCGGATGGCAGGTAGTGGCGGTGCCCGGCCTCGTCCCTGACGATGTGTTCTTCGATCACCTCGCCAACCGCCGCTTCGTCTCCGGCAATTTCATCCGCCGCCCCGACCAGCTCGACTATCTGCAGGAGCCCGACGTCTTCCACGACGTCTTCGGCCATGTCCCGCTGCTCGCCGACCCGGTCTTCGCCGACTATATGCAGGCCTATGGTCGTGGTGGGCAGCGCGCGGCGGCAATGGGCGCGATCGAGCGGCTGTCGCGGCTTTATTGGTACACCGTCGAATTCGGCCTCGTCCGCTCCGGCGACCGGCTGGCGCTCTACGGCGCGGGCATCGTATCGTCACATAGCGAGTCGATCTTCGCACTCGACGACCCGTCGCCGAACCGCATCGGCTTCGACCTGCGCCGGGTGATGCGCACGCGCTATCGCATCGACGATTTCCAGCAGAGCTACTTCGTCATCGATAGTTTCGAGGATCTGCTCGACCAGACGCTCAACAGCGACTTCGGGCCGCTCTACGCCGGGCTGGAAGGCCAGCCGGATCATGATCCGGAGACGATCCTGCCCGACGACCGCGTCTTTTCCCGCGGCACGCAGGCGCATGCCCGCACGGCGGCGCGCTGA
- the gyrA gene encoding DNA gyrase subunit A encodes MSDETAVADPSHIAPISIVEEMKTSYLDYAMSVIVARALPDVRDGLKPVHRRILYSANESGFLYNRPYRKSARIVGDVIGKYHPHGDSSIYEALVRMTQDWSMRLPLIDGQGNFGSMDPDPAAAMRYTEARLAKSANYLMDDLDKDTVDFQPNYDGSEREPQVLPARFPNLLVNGAGGIAVGMATNIPPHNLGEVVDACLAYLDNGAITIEELMEIVPGPDFPTGAIILGRAGARSAYQTGRGSVIVRSRHKVETGRGDRTSIVLTEIPFQQGKNALVEKIAEAAKDKRIEGVSDIRDESNREGVRIVIDLKRDATPEVVLNQLWRHTPAQGSFPANMLAIRGGRPELLNLRDIIAAFITFREQVITRRAKFELNKARERAHILLGLVIAVSNLDEMVKIIRGSSSPAEARGKLLAREWPIAEIAPYLRLVEALEADVVGDGYRLSETQVRAILDLRLHRLTALGRDEIGDELKTLAESIADLLAILADRVKLYQVMRDELREVRDLFATPRRTEIAAAADGIDDEDLIEREDMVVTVTMAGYIKRTPLDAFRAQARGGKGRAGMATKDEDIVTKLFVTSTHTPVLFFSTLGRVYRMKVWRLPEGGPATRGRPMINLLPLEQGETISTVLPLPEDEADWGKLHVMFATAKGSVRRNSMDSFTNVPSNGKIAMKFEGEDTDDRLIGVALLDEGDDVLLATRAGKAIRFAADEVREFQSRNSTGVRGIALKGEDHVISLSVLHRVEADGELRELYLRNAPWKEREGELTMNQLDFERLRASEQFILTVCANGYGKISSAYEYRRTGRGGQGITNIDNIARNGPVVASFPSTKAEQLMLVTDQAKMIRMPLASLRVIGRGSAGVRLFNVAKDEHVVSAARIDEEPEPEDAAEALVAAELSGEQAVAPDDGATIGDDDAAGPEDGE; translated from the coding sequence TTGAGCGACGAAACCGCCGTGGCGGACCCTTCCCATATCGCCCCCATCTCCATCGTCGAGGAGATGAAGACCAGCTATCTCGACTATGCGATGAGCGTCATCGTCGCGCGGGCGCTGCCCGACGTTCGCGACGGATTGAAGCCGGTGCATCGCCGCATCCTCTATTCGGCGAACGAAAGCGGCTTCCTGTACAACCGCCCGTATCGCAAGTCGGCGCGCATCGTCGGCGACGTGATCGGTAAATACCACCCGCACGGCGACAGCTCGATCTACGAAGCCTTGGTTCGCATGACGCAGGACTGGTCGATGCGGCTGCCGCTGATCGACGGCCAGGGCAATTTCGGCTCGATGGATCCCGATCCCGCCGCCGCGATGCGCTATACCGAGGCACGGCTGGCGAAGTCCGCCAACTATCTGATGGACGACCTGGACAAGGACACGGTCGATTTCCAGCCGAACTACGACGGGTCGGAGCGCGAGCCGCAGGTGTTGCCGGCGCGCTTCCCGAACCTGCTGGTCAACGGCGCGGGCGGCATTGCGGTCGGCATGGCGACCAACATCCCGCCGCACAACCTCGGCGAGGTCGTCGACGCGTGCCTCGCCTACCTCGATAATGGCGCGATCACGATCGAGGAGCTGATGGAGATCGTCCCCGGTCCGGATTTCCCGACCGGCGCGATCATCCTCGGCCGCGCCGGCGCGCGCTCCGCCTACCAGACCGGGCGAGGGTCGGTGATCGTCCGCTCGCGCCACAAGGTCGAGACCGGGCGCGGCGACCGCACCTCGATCGTGCTCACCGAGATCCCGTTCCAGCAGGGCAAGAACGCGCTGGTCGAGAAGATCGCGGAGGCCGCGAAGGACAAGCGGATCGAGGGCGTCAGCGACATTCGCGACGAATCGAACCGCGAGGGCGTGCGGATCGTCATCGACCTGAAGCGCGACGCCACGCCGGAGGTGGTGCTGAACCAGCTGTGGCGGCACACGCCCGCCCAGGGGTCGTTCCCGGCCAATATGCTCGCGATCCGCGGCGGGCGGCCGGAATTGCTGAACCTGCGCGACATCATCGCGGCATTCATCACCTTCCGCGAGCAGGTCATCACCCGCCGCGCGAAGTTCGAGCTGAACAAGGCGCGCGAGCGGGCGCATATCTTGCTCGGCCTCGTCATCGCGGTGTCCAACCTGGACGAGATGGTGAAGATCATCCGCGGCTCGTCCAGCCCGGCGGAGGCGCGCGGCAAGCTGCTGGCGCGCGAATGGCCGATTGCGGAGATCGCGCCGTATCTGCGACTGGTCGAGGCGCTGGAGGCCGACGTCGTCGGCGACGGCTATCGCCTGTCCGAGACGCAGGTCCGCGCGATCCTCGACCTGCGCCTGCACCGCCTCACCGCGCTGGGCCGCGACGAGATCGGCGACGAGTTGAAGACCCTCGCCGAATCGATCGCCGACTTGCTCGCGATCCTCGCCGACCGCGTCAAATTGTATCAGGTGATGCGCGACGAGCTGCGCGAGGTGCGCGATCTGTTCGCCACCCCGCGCCGCACCGAAATCGCCGCCGCCGCCGACGGCATCGACGACGAGGACCTGATCGAGCGCGAGGACATGGTGGTGACCGTCACCATGGCCGGCTATATCAAGCGTACCCCGCTCGACGCCTTCCGCGCGCAGGCACGCGGCGGCAAGGGCCGCGCCGGCATGGCGACCAAGGACGAGGACATCGTCACCAAGCTGTTCGTCACCTCGACGCACACGCCGGTACTGTTCTTCTCCACGCTCGGCCGCGTCTATCGCATGAAGGTCTGGCGCCTGCCCGAGGGTGGCCCGGCAACGCGCGGCCGCCCGATGATCAACCTGCTCCCGCTGGAACAGGGGGAGACGATCTCCACCGTCCTGCCGCTGCCGGAGGACGAGGCGGACTGGGGCAAGCTGCACGTCATGTTCGCCACCGCCAAGGGTTCGGTGCGCCGCAACTCGATGGATTCGTTCACCAACGTGCCGTCGAACGGCAAGATCGCGATGAAGTTCGAGGGCGAGGACACCGACGACCGGCTGATCGGCGTCGCCTTGCTCGACGAAGGCGACGACGTGCTGCTCGCCACCCGCGCCGGCAAGGCGATCCGCTTCGCCGCGGACGAGGTGCGCGAATTCCAGAGTCGCAACTCGACGGGCGTGCGCGGCATCGCGCTGAAGGGCGAGGATCACGTCATATCGCTGTCGGTGCTGCACCGCGTCGAGGCGGACGGCGAGTTGCGGGAATTGTATCTGCGCAACGCTCCCTGGAAGGAGCGCGAAGGCGAATTGACGATGAACCAGCTCGATTTCGAGCGACTGCGCGCCAGCGAGCAGTTCATCCTCACCGTCTGCGCCAACGGCTATGGCAAGATCAGCTCCGCGTACGAATATCGCCGCACCGGCCGCGGTGGGCAGGGCATCACCAACATCGACAATATCGCGCGCAACGGCCCGGTCGTCGCGAGCTTCCCGTCCACCAAGGCCGAGCAACTGATGCTCGTCACCGATCAGGCCAAGATGATCCGCATGCCGCTGGCCAGCCTGCGCGTCATCGGGCGTGGTTCGGCGGGCGTGAGGTTGTTCAACGTTGCGAAGGACGAACACGTCGTCTCCGCCGCGCGCATCGACGAGGAGCCCGAGCCCGAGGATGCGGCCGAGGCACTGGTCGCCGCGGAGTTGTCCGGCGAACAGGCGGTTGCACCCGACGACGGCGCGACGATCGGTGACGACGACGCCGCCGGCCCGGAGGATGGCGAATGA
- a CDS encoding Lrp/AsnC family transcriptional regulator, with amino-acid sequence MKQPASLDAIDRRIVSALQDDGTLSNADLAQTVGASSASCWRRVKALEAAGVLTRTVRLVDPAAVGRGVNVLCNVRMRSHAIEARQDFERFVDGRPEIIESFSMSGEWDYLLRIVVTDVGDYNHFLMQVMLGHPSVAGASSHFALSMTKYTTAIPV; translated from the coding sequence ATGAAACAGCCTGCCTCGCTCGACGCCATCGATCGCCGGATCGTTTCCGCCCTCCAGGACGACGGGACGCTCAGCAACGCCGATCTGGCGCAGACGGTCGGCGCATCGTCGGCGTCGTGCTGGCGGCGGGTCAAGGCGCTGGAGGCGGCGGGGGTGCTGACGCGGACGGTGCGGCTGGTCGACCCGGCCGCGGTCGGGCGGGGCGTTAACGTGCTGTGCAATGTGCGGATGCGTAGCCACGCGATCGAGGCACGACAGGATTTCGAACGCTTCGTCGACGGGCGGCCGGAGATCATAGAGAGTTTCTCGATGTCGGGCGAGTGGGATTACCTGCTGCGGATCGTCGTCACCGATGTGGGCGACTACAATCACTTCCTCATGCAGGTGATGCTCGGCCATCCGTCAGTCGCGGGGGCGTCGTCGCATTTCGCGCTGTCGATGACGAAATATACGACCGCGATCCCGGTGTGA